Part of the Candidatus Omnitrophota bacterium genome, AGGTATCACTATGGTACATCCACCGTTATCGTCTCTCTTTTTAATTTTCATTCTCACTCGTTAATCTTATCGGAAGCCCTTATTTTATCCCTTAGTATTTCCTCGACTAAATACTCTGCAATACGTTTACTAAAATCAGCGGTATAATGGCATGAATCTAAGTATTCATAGCCTTTAATTTGCAGTTTATGTAAATCTAGATATTTGAAAGAATTCAATATATCTGCTTGTAACAATAATCGATAACCTTTACTAGCAGCCATATAATACGCCCTTTCTTCTTTTAGGGCCGCCTTGTCTAAAAATAAGTTTTTCTCTAGCGGATAATCGTATACAGGAATCGGTTGAAGTACAAATATGCATTTAATATCGTACTGATTACATATTCCTTTAATGGCTCTCCAGTTAAATATCAATTCCTTACTAGCCTGTTCTATTGATTTCTCATCGTATTGTAATAAATGATTACCGATTTTATGATTAACTCCTAATAATTTTGATAATTCACCTTTCCAGAAAATATACGGCTCAAATACATATTTTTTAAATATTTTTTCATAAGTTAATAATCTTTTATTGCTTTCCTCGGGCCACCTTAGCGCAACTCGACAAAAATCATTCAACCCATCAATAAAAATTACGTAATCTGGAGTTCTGCCATGCATAATGAGTCTCTCAAGATACCTCTTTTCATATTTAGAATAACCAGAACAGATAGCGTAATTAAAAACATTATATAAAAATCCTTTATCTTTTTTATTAAGCCCGTCTTGGACATATGAGGCGATAGTTTCATTATCGGGAAGCCTATATCCCCAAGTTGTAGAACCCCCAAAAATAAATATATTTTTCTGCTTCTTATCTTGTGAATATCCTCTTTGATTTGCGATTATCCTGTATCCTTCTTTTGAAACATTAACATACCTTGAACGATAAGATGCCTGGTATTCTCTTGTCGGTTCTATGGGGTATCCCTCTGAATCTTTCAGGATATCCTTAATTTCACCGATGCCTTTTCCTGGATAAACTCTTAATAATTGTTGCTTGATACTATTATCCTGCTCTAAATTATTATCCTGAAATATTTTTATTATTTTTGCTTTTCCAGATTGAAAATAATTATAAGGTTTAATAAATAAATTCATAAGTAAAATAAAAATCAGGAAGATAAAAATTACTGATCCTACAATATAAGAAGCCCATAAATAAAAACTTAATATTTTCTTTATCATAAAGCTATTTTATTCTTTTAAGATAACCGTTAGGGCTTGTTGATATATAAAGTTTATTAAAGTCTTTATCTATGATAAAGTCTCTATTTTTCTTTAAAAAATCAGATATGGCTTCCATCGGACCGTTTTTTCTGTAATTTTCGCCACAAACTCCACTCTTAACTAATGTGGATGTTATAGTATCAAAAACTACGATATACGAACCTACATTAACAAACTGTTTGTATAATAATAATTCTTTTAATACGTGTTTTCTATGATGGTTTGAATCCAAACACACTATCGCCCTGGATTCTTTTTTAACAAATACCCGTATTGCCTCCATCACCTCATCTGAAGTCGAATCTCCTTGAATAATTTTAATTCTCTTAAATAAAGGATGCGCCTCAATAACTTTTCTATTATGTTTTCTAAAATCTATGTCAATACCTATAACTCTTCCTTTCCCCAAAAGCTCAAGCAAAGATGCATAAAAGATTAATCCGCCGCCATGGGCAATTCCTGTTTCGATAACGAAATCTGGTTTCGCTTTAAATATCAATTCCTGCATGAGCACCATATCAGCGGGAGTCTGGATAACAGGTATGCCAAACCATTCGACCTCATAATCAATTTTATTTTTAGTTGAGGCCTTAAGCCATTCTAACGCTGCTTTCCGCAGATATTTTTCGTCTTTATTCTCACATCTAGCAACATGTTTTCTTAAAGACAACATATCCCAATTAATCATTTGTGTAATAAGGTTTCCCCGCTTGTAGGGGATAAACTAATATGGTATTTTTCCAATAACACCCGCGAATCTTCCGACTCATCCGCTAATTTACATAACTTTTTAATGGCCCCCTTAGCTTCTCTTGCTTTCCTTTGCCCCTTCAGCGCCTGCCATAAACCCCATTGAGCAAACAGATGATTAGGAAAATTTCTGAGTAGACCTCGAAAAGTCAGCTCTGCTTCTTCATATTTTTTCTCTTTTAAAAATTTATTATTAATAAAATTTATACGGATATTAGCATCATACTGAATATCTTTTACCTGTTCAGGATTAAAATCGGGGGTCATAACTGAAGAACGGCCATATACATGGTCGCTCATATCTCCTGCTAAGTAGCCTTTTTCATTGGCTAAGTCGTACATCTCGCTACCTACCAAGGGTGTAAAAATCTTTACTTCTGACCAATCGATGTTTAAATCAACAGCAAATTGTACAGTATCACGCATCATCTCTATCGTCTCACCAATAAACCCCACAATATAAAATGCTCTAACGCTAATACCATGCTTCTTTAATAACCCGATTTTTTCTTTTACTAAATTCAGATCTAAATTCTTCTTTAAGATATGTTTTTGGATGTATTTATTTCCACTCTCAATAGCTATAGTACATGATTTCATGCCCGCCATTTTTAGATTTACGATTGACTCTTCATCTAATTTCCAGATAGCCAGGCCGTTTGGAAATTCTAAATTAAAACGGTCGCGATATTTTTCAAAAAGTGTCTTACAAAACTGAATTGTCCTGTTGGTTGAAAAATTAAACATATCGTCTTGAATGAGAAGATTATTTATATCATACTTATCAACAAGCCAATCTATATGATTGATTATATATCCTATTGAATGGGCACGGATTCTTTTCCCATGTGTACCGTGGGCAGCACAAAAAGTGCAACTCATAGGGCAACCGCGAGTTGTAAAAATTGAGGCCGATCTCGCAGACTTTTTATTCGTTAAAGAACCTACTCTCTCGGCATCAATAGAATTACCAGTATAATCATCTACCTGGGGCAATAAATCCCATGCCGGCATGGGTAAACTATCCAAATCCTCAATAATAGCAGCTTTTTTATTTGGTTTATCGAGGCATATTAAATCAACAATATGAGGGTTATTGGCAACTTTCTGGTCTACGGTATGAGCTTTAATTACATTAAGCAACCAAACAAGCTCTTTCTCGGCTTCGCCTAATATAATATAATCGCAGATACCTGCTTTTAAAATATCGCGATACATAATTGTAGGATAACTCCCACCTAAAATAATTTTAGTATAAGGATAAATCTGTTTACACCTAATACACATTTTCTCTACGGTGCTCGAGGATACATTAAACAAGCCACTGATTCCTAAAATATCAATCTCGTTACTTTTTAAAACAGTGTCAAAATAGTCTTTAAAGAAATTTGATAAATCATTTTTTTTAAAATAATTTTCCCCTCTGCATTTGTAAAATTCCCTATGAAGATCATATATCTGAACTTTATGACCCGCTTCTCTTAATGCACCTGCAAGATATAATATACCCAGAGGTGCGGCGGGCCTCCAATCTACGCTTTTAGTAAAATCGCAATAACCTTTCTTGATTTTATCAATCTCCTCTTCGAGTATTTTTATTGAAAAATTTGGTGATACAACCAATAAGATTTTCATCTGTGCTTTACCTATTGAAACAGCTATATAATTTAAGTTCCTTAGATAAAAGTTTTCCTTCTAAATACCTATCGAGCATACCTTTATTAATCAATTGATATATAATTTTTAAATGCGCGGGGGTAAATTCACCACGTAGAAATAATTTTCCTGTTATTGGTGAAATATACGGCTTTAATGGAATATTTCTTATTAGTGAATCAATCAATTTCAATGCAGGCTGGGCAGCTTGGATAACTGTTTTACAAAATATATCATGTATGGAATCCCCTTTCGCAAAGACTGTTTTTTGTTGATGATAAATAGCGCCATGATCTACTTGCTGGTCTATCTGGTGTAAAGTTATCCCTATATGGTTGGGATTTTGTAAATAGAGGGGCCAAAGGAGGGTATCTGAACTTCTGTAGTAAGGGGATAGACCTAGATGTAAATTAATAGCTATACAATCTGTTAAAGCATCCAATACCTTTTTTCCTATCATCCCAATCCCAAAAGAAAAGGTTACGGAAGGCCAAACTTTATTTATAAATCTTACTGTTTTGTCAGAGCTTAATGTTTCTGAATTAACATATAAAACGTCATTACAGTTATCTAAATGGAACACGTCTTCTTTATAATATTCTGACTCCACTTCATCTCTTGTTTTCAAATGCTTATTTATTAGTTCGATTGCCTCTTTATCCAATTTATTATTATCATCGTCATACTTTCCAATATAATCCCCCTTGGTAATTTCTTGTATAATTAAACTAGAATTTGGATATTTATCCAAAAGCTTATTCACAATATACTTATATCTCCTGTTGAGACCTGAAAATATTAGTAATTTTTTAGCTGTTTTTTTCATTTTAGAATCTTTATCATACACTTTTGCTGCTGGGATAATAATTTCATCCTGGCGAAACCACTATGAATGTATCTTCATTATATTACCTATCCATATATCATCTTTTATTTTTATCAAATTCAAGAATTGCGTCTATCACATACTGTATCTGGCGATCGGTTAACTCAACAAAGAAAGGTAACACCACATACTCCTGCCATATCCGCATAGCAATAGGGATTTGCACTTTGTAATTCTTATAAAGCGGATGCAGGGGTACTGGCATTGTATGAACACCCGTTGCTATGCCTTTGCGCTGCATAAAAATAATAAATTCGTCTCTTTTATTAACCCGGACCATAAAGTCATAATAGGGGGTTGCTAAATCATACGGAAAGGCTGGTTTAACGCTGCTACAATCTTTGATGCCTTCTAAATACTGCTTAATAATCTCTATCCTCCTATAATTCATATAATCCAGCTTCTTTAGCTGCGCCAAACCAATTGCAGCCGCGACATCATTCATATTGTATTTATATCCAAGGTCTTTAATTTCATAATACCAGTGATAGGCATCGGTTTTATCCTTATCCTGGACTTCTTTAAACCGCTGCCAAGTACCTGAACTCATACCGACCTGACGATTACCTCTGATTTTTTCTATCAATTCCTCGTTGTCCGAAGAAACCATTCCACCATCTCCGGTAGTCAGGCATTTTTTTTCTTCGAAACTAAAACAGTTTACATCTGCCCAGGTACCGAGCTTCTTACCCTTGTATTGACCTCCAGCGCAGTGTGCGCAGTCAGAAATAACTTTAAGATTGCGACTTCTGGCCCAAGGCATTAATTCATCCATAGGAACGGGATGGCCTCCAAAATGTACAGGAATAATCGCTACACAATCATCGCTATATTTCCTTTTCATATCTTCAAGGTCCATCTGGAGGGTCTCTTCTTCAACATCTACAAATAGAGGTATAAGATTATTATAAAGAGCGGCATTTGCAGTCGAAATAAAGGTCATAGCGGGAACAAACACTTTTTTACCTTTGGGAAATTTATAAGCCCAGAGCGCTAAGTGTAACGCGGCCGTACCTGAATTTACGGCAACAGAAGCCCTGCAGCCAAGGTATTTACTCCAAGCTATTTCAAATTCTGCTACTTTAGGGCCATTACCCAACCACGCCCTCTTAAAAATATCTTTGATGTTCTGTAATTCTTGTCTGCCAACGTATGGTTTTACCAGTCTGATTTTCATAGTAACCTTATCTGTTTACTATATTAACTTATTGCATCTTTAGAGACTTATTGATCCATAGGTTTTAATAAATTCTTTAAAACTCTTTGCAGCTGTGTCTCTTTCGGATATAATATGGTTTCTATTTAAAGGCCAATCGATATCTAAATCCAGATCATTCCATTTAATAATACCTTGGCTTTCAGGATTATGGTAATTATCCATTTTATATAAAACAACGCAACGGTTAGTTAATGAACACATCCCGAGAGCAAAGCCCCGCGGAACATACAACATTTTCTTATTATCTGCTGAAAGAATTATGCCTTCCCATTCGCCAAAAGTAGAAGATTTTTTTCTTAAATCCACAAATACCTTAAACACTTTTCCCTGCACAACTCGAATAAGCTTGGTCTCTGAATACGGAGGAAATTGAAAATGCAGTCCTCTTATCGTACCTTTTTTCTTAGAATAAGAATGATTTTCCTGAACCCACTTTCGTTGTAACCCATATTTCTTAAACACCTTTTCATCATATGTCCTCATAAAGAACCCCCGCCGGTCTTTTTGAGGTTCTAGTTCAATTTCAAACACTCCCTTGATTTCTTTTTCTTTTATCAACATATTATTAGCTATTATCTTACAGATTAATCATTAACATAAATTATCTTACTCCCTTGCGGTTCAAATGCAAAAGAGACTTCTTTTAAATTTGATAAAGCCTTTCGGACGTTATCCTGCTTATCTTCTTCGCAATAAAATAATAAGAAGCCGCCCCCACCAGAACCCAGAATTTTTCCACCCTCGGCTCCAGCATCTATCGCTTCTTCATAATAAGAATTTATTAAAGGATTTGTAATATTGCTTGCTAACTTTTTTTTAAGCCCCCATCCCTTATTTAAAATATTTCCGAATTCCGAAAGGCGATTACTCTCCAATGCCGCTCGTAGTTCCTTAGACAACCCCACCATTTCCCTTAGGATATGGGAATTATTCTTAATATTTCTTTTCTGCTCTGTTAATACGCTATCCGACCGGCTATTAATAGCTGTATAGAATAAAAGTAAGTTTTTATTGAGCTCCACTTTTGTCTCATTTTTGAAAATAATCGGATCTATAAATACGCTTTGATCAGTATTAAATTGTATATGATTAAAACCGCCATAGGCAGCAGCATACTGGTCCTGTTTTCCAATGGGATGGCCGAGAACATCTATTTCAATCTCGCACGCCTCCCTAGCTAACGTCTCAGCAGATACATGCTCTCCCTTGTAAGCGTGAAGTGCATTCAAGGTCCCAACAGTCAGGCTACTCGATGCCCCTAAACCTGACCCCTCGTGAGCAGGTAACATATCGGACATATAAACAATATCTATACCCTTGGTAATTCCGACCAATCGTAAGGCCTCCCTCACAAGGTTATGCTCAATTTTGTCTATATTATCGACGTACTCAATTTTTGAATAACCGACTCGAATACCATCATCAAATTTTTTATTTACTGTTATGTATATATACTTATTTATGGCCGTACTCACTACGGCACCGGAATTCTGCTGATAATATTCCTTGAAGTCGGAGCCGCCTCCCACAAAACTCATTCTTAATGGCGTTCTAGAAATAATCATTTTAAGAATTATTTAATTAACTTTTAATAAATATGGCTTTTTGGGAAAAGGGATCAAATAATCCCTCTTATATCCATTTAGCTGGCAATCTGCAATTATTTCATCTTTAAAATTCCAGGCTAATATAAATAGCAGATCGGGTTTGATTCTAAGCCCCTCCTCTATTGACAGTATCGGGATTGAAGAACCGGGGGAATAAAGCCCTTGTTTTAATCTATTGTTATCAATTATTGCTCGAATATCAGAATTTGTAAAACCGCAAAAGTTTAAATAAGTAGCGCTTCTCGCCGAAGCCCCGAAACCTACTATTGCTTTACCGCGAAATGCTTTTATTATCTTCCTCGATTCTTTTCTGTGCTTTTTGCATTTGTCTGCAAAGTTTTGCCAAGATTTTAATTTATTTACCGATAGTCTCTTTTCTTTATCCACCAACTGATTATATCTTAAACTCTTTTTCCGCTTATTCTTTGAGAAATACATCACATAGGAACCGCCGCTGATAGGACTGAGGTCAATACGAAACGGAAATAAATTGAATTTATTAAGTAAATACTCCATAGTCTTAATTGAAAAATAACACAGGTGTTCATGGTATATTGAATCGTAATGTAAATCCTGCAGGATTTTTCCAGCGTAATGAAACTCAATAATGCCTATCCCGTCTTTTGCCAGACATCTGTGGATACTGCGAATCACATCAGTAAGGTCGCTGACATGCGGAATAACATTCCTGGCAATAACTACTTTTGCTTCGCCGTAATTAGATTTTATTTGACCCGCCATCTTATGATCCCAATATCTATTTAGTGTTTCTATCCCGGACTTTTTAGATAACCCGGCAATATTTTTTGCGGGCTCAATCCCTAATACCCTATATCCTCCTTTTACAAAAGGCTTAAGAAAAGTGCCATCGTTAGAGGCAATCTCTACAATTAGCTCCTCTGGTTTAGCTTTTGTTAACCCAATTGTTCTTTTATAAAAAGTTTCTGCGTACTTTTGGGTTGTTTCAGATATTCCGGTAACCCAAACATAATTATTAAACAAAATTTCCTTCTTCAGTGTTTCTTTTAATTGAACCAATGAACAGTTTGGACAAAAAACTAATGTTAAAGGATATCTCCTTTCTAAATCGCTAATCCTTTTTTTAAATGAATTAGCCAAGGGTTGATTACCCAAAAAAAGCAAAGGAACAATATCTTTAGACCCGCAAATCCTACAATTCTTAATCCGCTTGTATTCTTTATCTAGAGCCATTTAACCAGTTTAAATTCTTATCTATCTTTTTTTCTCTAAGAAGATATTCCATCTGCTTAAGCCTATTACAGGCTTTTCCTCTGAATTGCTGCTCGCTAAAATTATTTTTCTTAAAAAACTCAATGAGCTCCTTGCCTCCTTTATCTAAATCGCATTCTGGATAAAAATATTCGCCTAAGACATTAAATATTTTCTTAAAACTTATTTTATAAGTTCGCGCATCCGTTCCGTGCTCACCGGTGAATACCAGGGTACTACCGGGAACAACCTGTTGCGCTGCCTCAGCGAGCTGACGGATAGTAAAGTTGCCGTTCTTAATCCCGATATTAAAGGACTCGCCTGAGATTAAATGCTGGGGTGCCCTTAACCCAGCGATGAATGCCTGTGACGCATCCCTTACGTGAATGACAGGCCGCCAAGGGGTCCCGTCACTTTTAATTTCAATTTTACCCGTAGTATATGCGCAGGCAACCAGGTTATTGAATACGATATCGCAACGAAACCTGGGGCTAGGGCCAAATACAGTAGAAGGGCGCATGCAAACTACCGTAAAATCACTGGAATTCAAATTTTTTAATTCACATTCGGCATCCCATTTGGTTCTGGCATAAGCAGTTAAAGGGTTCTTCGTACTTTTATCCTCATCTAACTCTTCATCCGTATTAGAGATACCATACATACTCTGAGATGAAGCATAGACAAACCTTTTAATGCCTGCTTTTTTTGCGTAATTAGCTAATTTCATTGTCCCTTTAAAATTTATCTCTTCTGTCAGGTACGGATCCAACTGGCCCAGGGGGTCATTAGAAAGTGCTGCTAAATGGATTATCGCATCTATCCCATCTAAATCTTCAGTGCTTACATCCCGGATATCCTTTTTTTTCTGTTTTATCGGCTGATGCAATGCGCAGATTTCAGAGCCGGCATAATAATCCGTATCATATCCGGTAACGTTATATCCAAGCCCCAATAGCATTTCTGTTAATACTGCTCCGATATAGCCCCTATTACCGGTTACCAAGATATTCATCTACAAGCTCCCCCCCCATTAGAAACATTATTTTATTTATAGTCTTTTGCTATAGCTATTTTTTCAACTACAGCAGTCAACCAGATATTATGAACCGACTCTACGATATTATAAACCTTACTATCAACCCAGAAATTAATATCCCCCATCTTTCTCAAGGGATTATCGGCATTAAACCCGGATAAGGTAATCAGGTTAGCTCCCAGTTTTTTAGCTTTCTGCGCCGCATTAATAATATTCTGGGATTCTCCGCTGCTACTTATCAAAATTACGGCGTCGTCCTTATCCGCGTAACATTCAATAGCCCGCTCCAGCCATTTCTCGTACCCATAATCATTGGCAAAACAAGTAATCAAATCCGCCTCATTAAAGTTTACTGAACGCACCTTGGCATTTTTAGTCAAATCAA contains:
- a CDS encoding SGNH/GDSL hydrolase family protein; this translates as MIKKILSFYLWASYIVGSVIFIFLIFILLMNLFIKPYNYFQSGKAKIIKIFQDNNLEQDNSIKQQLLRVYPGKGIGEIKDILKDSEGYPIEPTREYQASYRSRYVNVSKEGYRIIANQRGYSQDKKQKNIFIFGGSTTWGYRLPDNETIASYVQDGLNKKDKGFLYNVFNYAICSGYSKYEKRYLERLIMHGRTPDYVIFIDGLNDFCRVALRWPEESNKRLLTYEKIFKKYVFEPYIFWKGELSKLLGVNHKIGNHLLQYDEKSIEQASKELIFNWRAIKGICNQYDIKCIFVLQPIPVYDYPLEKNLFLDKAALKEERAYYMAASKGYRLLLQADILNSFKYLDLHKLQIKGYEYLDSCHYTADFSKRIAEYLVEEILRDKIRASDKINE
- a CDS encoding CmcI family methyltransferase — protein: MINWDMLSLRKHVARCENKDEKYLRKAALEWLKASTKNKIDYEVEWFGIPVIQTPADMVLMQELIFKAKPDFVIETGIAHGGGLIFYASLLELLGKGRVIGIDIDFRKHNRKVIEAHPLFKRIKIIQGDSTSDEVMEAIRVFVKKESRAIVCLDSNHHRKHVLKELLLYKQFVNVGSYIVVFDTITSTLVKSGVCGENYRKNGPMEAISDFLKKNRDFIIDKDFNKLYISTSPNGYLKRIK
- a CDS encoding cobalamin-dependent protein (Presence of a B(12) (cobalamin)-binding domain implies dependence on cobalamin itself, in one of its several forms, or in some unusual lineages, dependence on a cobalamin-like analog.); amino-acid sequence: MKILLVVSPNFSIKILEEEIDKIKKGYCDFTKSVDWRPAAPLGILYLAGALREAGHKVQIYDLHREFYKCRGENYFKKNDLSNFFKDYFDTVLKSNEIDILGISGLFNVSSSTVEKMCIRCKQIYPYTKIILGGSYPTIMYRDILKAGICDYIILGEAEKELVWLLNVIKAHTVDQKVANNPHIVDLICLDKPNKKAAIIEDLDSLPMPAWDLLPQVDDYTGNSIDAERVGSLTNKKSARSASIFTTRGCPMSCTFCAAHGTHGKRIRAHSIGYIINHIDWLVDKYDINNLLIQDDMFNFSTNRTIQFCKTLFEKYRDRFNLEFPNGLAIWKLDEESIVNLKMAGMKSCTIAIESGNKYIQKHILKKNLDLNLVKEKIGLLKKHGISVRAFYIVGFIGETIEMMRDTVQFAVDLNIDWSEVKIFTPLVGSEMYDLANEKGYLAGDMSDHVYGRSSVMTPDFNPEQVKDIQYDANIRINFINNKFLKEKKYEEAELTFRGLLRNFPNHLFAQWGLWQALKGQRKAREAKGAIKKLCKLADESEDSRVLLEKYHISLSPTSGETLLHK
- a CDS encoding formyltransferase family protein, with protein sequence MYDKDSKMKKTAKKLLIFSGLNRRYKYIVNKLLDKYPNSSLIIQEITKGDYIGKYDDDNNKLDKEAIELINKHLKTRDEVESEYYKEDVFHLDNCNDVLYVNSETLSSDKTVRFINKVWPSVTFSFGIGMIGKKVLDALTDCIAINLHLGLSPYYRSSDTLLWPLYLQNPNHIGITLHQIDQQVDHGAIYHQQKTVFAKGDSIHDIFCKTVIQAAQPALKLIDSLIRNIPLKPYISPITGKLFLRGEFTPAHLKIIYQLINKGMLDRYLEGKLLSKELKLYSCFNR
- a CDS encoding DegT/DnrJ/EryC1/StrS aminotransferase family protein, which codes for MKIRLVKPYVGRQELQNIKDIFKRAWLGNGPKVAEFEIAWSKYLGCRASVAVNSGTAALHLALWAYKFPKGKKVFVPAMTFISTANAALYNNLIPLFVDVEEETLQMDLEDMKRKYSDDCVAIIPVHFGGHPVPMDELMPWARSRNLKVISDCAHCAGGQYKGKKLGTWADVNCFSFEEKKCLTTGDGGMVSSDNEELIEKIRGNRQVGMSSGTWQRFKEVQDKDKTDAYHWYYEIKDLGYKYNMNDVAAAIGLAQLKKLDYMNYRRIEIIKQYLEGIKDCSSVKPAFPYDLATPYYDFMVRVNKRDEFIIFMQRKGIATGVHTMPVPLHPLYKNYKVQIPIAMRIWQEYVVLPFFVELTDRQIQYVIDAILEFDKNKR
- the rfbC gene encoding dTDP-4-dehydrorhamnose 3,5-epimerase, producing MLIKEKEIKGVFEIELEPQKDRRGFFMRTYDEKVFKKYGLQRKWVQENHSYSKKKGTIRGLHFQFPPYSETKLIRVVQGKVFKVFVDLRKKSSTFGEWEGIILSADNKKMLYVPRGFALGMCSLTNRCVVLYKMDNYHNPESQGIIKWNDLDLDIDWPLNRNHIISERDTAAKSFKEFIKTYGSISL
- a CDS encoding GHMP kinase encodes the protein MIISRTPLRMSFVGGGSDFKEYYQQNSGAVVSTAINKYIYITVNKKFDDGIRVGYSKIEYVDNIDKIEHNLVREALRLVGITKGIDIVYMSDMLPAHEGSGLGASSSLTVGTLNALHAYKGEHVSAETLAREACEIEIDVLGHPIGKQDQYAAAYGGFNHIQFNTDQSVFIDPIIFKNETKVELNKNLLLFYTAINSRSDSVLTEQKRNIKNNSHILREMVGLSKELRAALESNRLSEFGNILNKGWGLKKKLASNITNPLINSYYEEAIDAGAEGGKILGSGGGGFLLFYCEEDKQDNVRKALSNLKEVSFAFEPQGSKIIYVND
- a CDS encoding class I SAM-dependent methyltransferase, coding for MALDKEYKRIKNCRICGSKDIVPLLFLGNQPLANSFKKRISDLERRYPLTLVFCPNCSLVQLKETLKKEILFNNYVWVTGISETTQKYAETFYKRTIGLTKAKPEELIVEIASNDGTFLKPFVKGGYRVLGIEPAKNIAGLSKKSGIETLNRYWDHKMAGQIKSNYGEAKVVIARNVIPHVSDLTDVIRSIHRCLAKDGIGIIEFHYAGKILQDLHYDSIYHEHLCYFSIKTMEYLLNKFNLFPFRIDLSPISGGSYVMYFSKNKRKKSLRYNQLVDKEKRLSVNKLKSWQNFADKCKKHRKESRKIIKAFRGKAIVGFGASARSATYLNFCGFTNSDIRAIIDNNRLKQGLYSPGSSIPILSIEEGLRIKPDLLFILAWNFKDEIIADCQLNGYKRDYLIPFPKKPYLLKVN
- a CDS encoding NAD(P)-dependent oxidoreductase codes for the protein MNILVTGNRGYIGAVLTEMLLGLGYNVTGYDTDYYAGSEICALHQPIKQKKKDIRDVSTEDLDGIDAIIHLAALSNDPLGQLDPYLTEEINFKGTMKLANYAKKAGIKRFVYASSQSMYGISNTDEELDEDKSTKNPLTAYARTKWDAECELKNLNSSDFTVVCMRPSTVFGPSPRFRCDIVFNNLVACAYTTGKIEIKSDGTPWRPVIHVRDASQAFIAGLRAPQHLISGESFNIGIKNGNFTIRQLAEAAQQVVPGSTLVFTGEHGTDARTYKISFKKIFNVLGEYFYPECDLDKGGKELIEFFKKNNFSEQQFRGKACNRLKQMEYLLREKKIDKNLNWLNGSR
- a CDS encoding SIS domain-containing protein; this encodes MDFFKDYFNQINQGLNSVDTGLLNKTVDLILSVNKRGKKVIISGNGASAAIASHISVDLTKNAKVRSVNFNEADLITCFANDYGYEKWLERAIECYADKDDAVILISSSGESQNIINAAQKAKKLGANLITLSGFNADNPLRKMGDINFWVDSKVYNIVESVHNIWLTAVVEKIAIAKDYK